GTACCCAGTTTCTTTCAAGAAATCAGCCTACCGAGAGGCTACTTCAAGGGCTTGCAACGACAGAACAAGTTGAGGCCGAGGGGATGATGAGAAAGATATCGGTTCACGGGCTTGCCGACCTAGGTAGGCGTTCAAGAACGTCGCTCGCAAGGCGGCAGTCGAAGCAAGCATCGGAGTCATAGTTTCTGAGCTACCTCGAGGATGCCTTTCAGGACGCGAACGAACTCATCGGGCAGTTTTCAACGCGCTGCTACGCGCCAGAATCTTTCATCGCCGACAGATGCTTCATCGCTTCCCGTGCCGCCGTACGCGCTTTCGTGGCGGGATTCAAGCTCGCGCCTGGATCGACCTTGTCGCCCATGTCCGCCACCCGCTTACAGTGGGTGATGGCCTCCTTGAGGAATGGCGCCGCCGCTTGGCCGTGCTCATCTCCCTTGGGCAAGAGGCCGAGAATCGCCGTCGCATGCTTCGTCACTTCGCCGCAATGGTGGATGATCGCCCCGCCATCGCCCATGCCTCCGTGCATGACCATCTCCTCCGCGTCACGGAGCATCGCTTTGCCGTGCTCTTGAATCGCCTGCGCCTGCCCTGCCAGGACCGACGTCGCTCCGACGGCCACCGTCAATATGACGGCTAAGAGATTCTGCTTCATCATCAGAACATCCGACCTTTCTTCACTGGTGCCTGATCGGCCGGCGTGAGCCGGCGATACAGCGCGTGAAATTGCTCCGTTGTGAGCGCGGGATTTTCCAGCTCCGTGAGCTGCTCGACACCGACGGGATATTCCACAGTATCGTCGAAGCTGGAGGAGGCGATCGCCACATAATGGGCCGGGAAGAGACGCTCCGGCAACAAAATGCTGACATCTCGATTGTACTTCTTGGCCATTCGGATGGCGGCGCGGGCCCGCTCGGCAGTGACCGATGGACCCAGGCCGATATTGGTCGGCGGTTTCCCCGCCTTCATGAATTGCACGTGAAGGTTCGTGAGGCCCGCCTCGGCGAACTCCTTCTTGATCTCCTCCAGATTCCGGCGATACTCGTTCGCCAGGACCACTTCAACCCGTCCCGACGAAGCGACATCGTTCTGCTGTGCGGCAGGCGCACCGCCTGTCGGCATGCCGAGAACGATCGCGAGACACAGAGCTTGGAGACCTCTCTTCATTCGGTGGCTCGTTTCGCCTCAAACAGCCAATCGAGCGAGACGGTCTCGTTCGGTTTCACGGTGATATCCCGCTCTTGACTCCCCAAAATCGGATGCCAGGCCTTGAGGTGGTATGTGCCTGCAGGGATGTCGCCGATGGCAAACGATCCACTGAGATCCGTGACCGCATAATATGGATTGTCGATCGCGTACCCCCAATTCTGCATGTAGGGATGCATGCCGCACTGCATGGTAAACACTTTCCGCCCTTTGACCAGTTGCACGATATCGGTGGTCCCGCTCTCATGCAGGGCAGGCCGATGGAGGACAATATCGACTCCGGCTTGGTCGTAGGCATACCCTTGAATGTCATGTGATACCGGATCCCGATTAAAGACGGTGACTCGGCGCTTGTCGCCGACCACGGTGACGAACGGCAGGAATTGGCACAGACTCGCTTCCATTTCGGCATCGGTGAAGGTGAATGGCTTGCCTCTCTCGATATCCTCCAGGACCACCACCACATCTTTGAGCCCGCCGTCCTGCCCGATATTGACTTCCTTCAGGAGCCGATGCCCATTGCCGTCCGACAGAGACCCGCAATACACGCGGTCCGGGGACCGACGCAGCTCGAACTCTTTCGGATCCGGCACGGTGCCGG
This genomic window from Nitrospira sp. contains:
- the smbP gene encoding small metal-binding protein SmbP, which encodes MMKQNLLAVILTVAVGATSVLAGQAQAIQEHGKAMLRDAEEMVMHGGMGDGGAIIHHCGEVTKHATAILGLLPKGDEHGQAAAPFLKEAITHCKRVADMGDKVDPGASLNPATKARTAAREAMKHLSAMKDSGA
- a CDS encoding carboxypeptidase regulatory-like domain-containing protein, producing the protein MRQPCLRELWLAGCVSAILMSGLQADAGAYESATVTDGAAVRGKVTFTGTVPDPKEFELRRSPDRVYCGSLSDGNGHRLLKEVNIGQDGGLKDVVVVLEDIERGKPFTFTDAEMEASLCQFLPFVTVVGDKRRVTVFNRDPVSHDIQGYAYDQAGVDIVLHRPALHESGTTDIVQLVKGRKVFTMQCGMHPYMQNWGYAIDNPYYAVTDLSGSFAIGDIPAGTYHLKAWHPILGSQERDITVKPNETVSLDWLFEAKRATE